CAGTAGGTTCTAACTTTTTAGTGGTAAAATAGTGAtgcatggtggtggtggtgatggtagtggtaatgatgaggatgatgacaaTCGTGAAAATGGTGACGACGATTATGacgttgtgtatccggacgggttgtgtgtccggacgatcaattttagaatgtcatttggaaaaatttaccagCGAAGttacatcaatttttagtacaaaatgttaggaaatatcataaagaacaaaatagaaaatgattacagGTAAcggattcatatttttagtgtaatccacagacaaaaaagaaggcttcaaaaagataaagtgtccggacacccgactcCCATCCtactggtggtggtggtggtgatgatgacgatgatgacaatgatggtgataataatgataagtaaATTTTGGTGACCATGATGAcgattacaatgatgatgagTGACAAtaaatggtgatggtgataatgatagtaatgatgatcgtagtaatgatgatgataagtgCTAataaatggtgatgatgatagtaatgatgatagtgataatgatgatgatgagtgctaataaatggtggtggtgatgatgatagtgataatgatgatgataagtgCTAataaatggtgatgatgatagcaatgacgatagtgatgatgatgattatgagtgctaataaatggtgatggtgttggtgataatgatgatgatgatgatgggtgatGATGAACGGTGACAGCTGATGATAGCGacaataatgatagtgatactgatggcaatgatggtggtaaagatgatgatgatgattgtaataatgatagtatagtggtgatgatgaaaattatggtAATGATGGTTGAAgttgcgatgatgatgatggtgatgattgattATAGtggcaatgataatgatgaaaactagtgacagtggtgatgatgataatgatgaaatccTTTAGGTAAATTAGatcttatattttttctttctgttatCCAAAGCAGCAGCAGCTGACCACTCACAGCAGGCACCGTGTCTTCGGCTCGTCTCCCTCTCATCGGGATCTGGTGCTATGTCGGGTGAAGCCGTGATCCACTCCATCACGATACAAGCCTATTCTAGGACGTTATCTCCAACAAACATCCAGCTCAGTTGGACGATGGTTGTTGCAGCATCCAAACAAGGGGGGCAGGAAGAACGTTTTCCTCTCTACAAATGCAGGTGGatgatgaaaacataatttgatttgatatatttattcagattcattcattttaaattcattttcttgtttattaACAAGAAATTTGAGATATTCCCGTTCCTTTTATCCTTTCAAAACGTTGATGGCTTATTTATTCATGATAGGAATGAACTTAATTCGGTAGGAATGTGAAATGTTACAATTCGAGAAGAAAGTAAATCAATTGCAATAAAGATAACCCAATTATGCTTACtattaataaattattttaaacaCTATTCAATTTCATCATACATTGAAATGCATAATTTAGATTCGATGAATTACCATTgctataaaaaaattatcattactatactagctatttatataaaaataattattgttattcttAAGCTAATTCttattaatcattttcattatctttattgttattgtattatcattgtatcatcataaccactatcatcataaatcattttaatgtgtatcatgatgatgatcataacaTCATGAGTATTATTAATGTGTGATTTGTCAATTTTAGGAACAAGATCAGTTGTGATGTCCACTTGACTACAAGTTCCTATCTCCATGGTAACCCAGTTGTCATGGTTACTGCATCGTACGAAAAGACTCCTTGGATAAAAACAGTTCTTCATGTGTCCATTCCGGAACAAGGTAATTATTCAGCAATGGAAATTACTTCGAAATACTTGTTTTTGGCAAATTATGTAAGGGCAATTTATTGGAATTTATGAGACAAAGTAATTGTGTTgattcagaattatattattaCCGTTTTAACtgaaataaaaagtattttCGGATAATTGTTTGATAATCtttaatgataaagatgataatgaaTTCCACTATCACTTCTGGGCCGGACCCACATAGATAAGACGAATTTTTCTTAAAACATCAATTGAAAGAACTGCTGATTCAACCATTCAcgataaagaaatgaaaacttcagttttattatcattacagaTGAAACAGAAGTGCTACAAATTGTTCCGCGTCAAACGTGGCGGAATAAGTATTTAGAGCACCAAACAATGCATAAATCTCCTCGCCAGCTGAGTCGCAGACCTGAAAGACCACGCAGGGACTCGGGTACACCTCGGGGATACAAGCAACCAATATCTTCTTGGAAAAGTCATCCCCAACTTTCACACAAACAAAAGGGTAGCACCTACCCTTCGCGTGGGCATTTGAGCAATCCCAGTGGAGATCCATTAGAAAATGGCCAGTCAGTGAACTACCGACAACGGATTCAATCCGAGTTCATCGAGTTACAAAAGTTACAGAAGAGTTTGCACCAGCAAGAGAAGCAAAATCACCAGAGACGGGAACAATCAGCAATCCAACAACAAAACAGACTTCACATAGGGAGAATCATGAAGAAATTTCAGGACCTCCGTCAAGGTCACATCAAAACGCTGAATCGCCTCACTCCTGGTAAAGGTCATCGGTATAAATCGCCCTCCTCTCACAACAAGAAACCGCCAAAAATTATACCAAACTATTACCCGTTTGTCCCACATAGTCGGACTGACCAAACAACGATTGCACCTCATGTAACCACAGAAGTGCCTCCAACTGAAAAGACCACTTTGGTAACCACAACTGCTGCTCAAACTACGGAAGCAACAACAAGGCTACCTACGACGACTACTGTGACATCTCCAATTTATGTTAAACCAATGAGTAACcgtgaaagaatgaagaatgacCGGATGGTATATCAGCGTCTCCGGTCGGAAGGCCAGGGACATGCTTCGAAGATACCCAGGACAGCCGGGGATTATGGTGCAAGTGAGGGTGCAACATATAACAGGGTATCTTCAACTTACAGGGGATATGGATTTCAGACACCAAAGCGATCAGAGTATCCTGAAGTGACTGCATATGAGAGCGAAGAGGATCTATATGAGTACGATTCGGTAGGAACCACCGATTGGGACGATGATGCTGAAATGGATACCAAAGAGAACAAGCCAGAAGTATTTCAAGATGAAGAATCTCGGTATCGTCTATCGCAGGAAGAAACAACGAGCAGCACTCCAATGGAAAACGAGTTCACAGATCACCCATCCAGGATAATACCAAGTACGAAGACTTCAGCAAATGTCAATACTAGGTCTGTCTCGTGGGACTCTGAGGCGGAATACAGCCAAGTAGTGTCGACAGACTATGGAGAAATCGAAGATGAGAATGTGGATTATACCGTCAGTGACGCAGGTAATGTAGGCCAGGAATCCGGTGTTCCTAAGGACACATGGGGAGAACCAAAATCAAGCAGGAGTAAACCTGATCAAGAGGTTCTTGAAGCAAGCGATCGTCTTCTTGTGAAAGAGGACAATTCCATGTCGGCACAAGTAACTGATGATAGGCTTATGCCTGAACTGGGTATGCCCCAAACGGAGCAGGTGTTCAAAGCCTTGCAGCAGGATATCATCGCCGAAGAGCGAAACGAACCAGAGGACATTAGAGACAACTCTCCCTTATTTTCTGCCGAGTATCCAGATTTTCAACAGGAATCCCAGGGCTTCCAAGCTGTTAATAACGGACGGTTGGATCGGTTGAAAAGTGCTATAAGCAACCGTGGTGCGCGGGTAAGAAGGTCTAGAGGGTTGAGAGAAGAAAGTACCTATGAGACATCGGCTTCTGAACCGATGGAGTATAGCTACGAATCATCAAGCAGTCAACACGATGTCAACCAGTCTCCCAATGAAGCCATGGAAGACAGCGACGGCAGATCTTTGAACGAGGAAACATTTGAAAAGATGAAGGAGAACATCCTCGAGGAAGAGCGAGTAGGAGGGAATCACCGAATCGGCGAAGGAAATATAGGGGACACAATGTCCAGTAGTGATGACATCAACAAAGAAACGACCAATGCCCCTATACGGAACGTGGAACGTATCGGAAGTATCACAGAAACCCGTCAATATGACAACCTTTCAGATGATAACCAGGAGCAGGAGCCACGGCCTCAGAATTATGATGTGACCCTCGAAGAGTCTGCTCTAGAAGAAGTTAGAAGTGAAGACAACCAAGCTGCATCAGCTGAAGATATACCACCGGAAGTGCTGCCAAAACTGGACAGTTCTAGCTATGGTCATGAAGAAGGGATGATGGGAGAAATCTATGACCAAGAATCGGGAGAGGGTAGTGGTAAGTTCTGAGTACCAGAATATATCATAGTCATTCTTGGGACTTTTTAACAGCAATCGTGTGAATGCTATATTACTTTTAACTGCTTTGACACCCCTTTATCGAATCAGTGTGCCTgatatttaaaggccaagtccacctcagaaaaatattgatttaaatcaaaagacaaaatatgacatcataaagtttcgcctatttttTCACAGAATAGTTATATGCTCAATTTAGTCACGTCACTCACGTGCAAATGAaaaaatcgatgatgtccctcactcactaattattttgttttttattgtttgaattatacaatatttcgattttttacagatttgacagtaaggaccaacttgactgaaccataaaatgttaaacaattgtaattattccacatgttcagggagaaataaaaatttgtttgataggacaatgatgagaaaattcgaatagttcatataataaaatacgaaaataagtagtgagtgagtgatgtcatcggttccctccctcatttgcatactgacccggatgtgcataatactttgtgaaattaagaaaaaactttaaaatgtcataactttcttattttacgtccgattttgacgaaattttcagtgttatggatgtaggatttttttttctttttattcaaatcaactttttgttggggtggacttgtcctttaacaaaccAAACAACTTATCTGCCGAAGACGATTGAGACATGGATCGTTATGAAAAATATctcatcaaaatcataatttcaattcaatcagAACAATTAATTGTTTCAAGACTTATTATATATGTGAATGATCACGATcaccttttattttccaaactGGCCAAATTAACAGTAGCCTTTGTTGTGCCATGGTATGTATCAGAAACGAATGCAGATTGATAAAGAAGTCAGACATTTGCAAATTTGCAGGAACTGAAAACATCAATCTTTAAATTTTTCATCCCGTTGCAAGTTTGGAGTTTTTATTGATTGTTTCCCCTAGATTCCATGAATCCATGTACTCATTCTTTAAACATCGAACGACAGATATTCGACAAATAAACATGGACACGGAGTGAGTTTCCTTTTACTGGTTCTATTTGTAGATAACTTAGCGTTCTGCATCAAAACTTATTGGGATAAACGACAAAATGGTGTCAATTTGTCCTTGATGGCATCCTTCATCATTTTGTAGATAATTGTATATCGGCAGTATTTAGATCTTTCAGTATCGTTAGGATCTGTTTTTTTCTTGTAGCACCGCAGTCTCAGTCCAAAGAATGGAGTAGGTGGTCACAGTGCTCGCATTCATGTGGACATGGCACAAAGACTAGACACCGAGCATGCACCGGACCTAACACTAACACCTGTTCTTCCGGTCTCGAGATCGACGCGGTTCAGTGTGCGCTGCAGAAGTGCTCGTGTAAGTATAAAGTGTTACACCGTATAGCCTTTGTATAAGGACCTTTCCAGGGGACAGGTAAAGGAATCTACTTAGTCTTACATAGATCTGCAAAGGGGTGCTATTCTGTTTGCAGGTGCTATAGAGGGTAAAGAGAAACCACCCCAacgaaaaatatttttcaagtagTGGGGGCATTGGATTTGGATAAAATGGAAGAggggaagaaaaaggaaaggtcCGAGTCATGAATCGTATTACCCCATATTTCAGCTGATAAAACGAAATATGACGTCGTATtaaaccacccccccccccggtcaaaATATGTCGTCGTTATccccagtggcggaccgtgacccggaggagacaaagcattggggggcacagcattgttcacaaacaatgcagtgccccccccccccaatgctttgtctcctccaggtcacggtccgctactggaTATCCCTTGGGCAGGGGTATATACGAACGAATTAGTCTTTGTGGTCTGTACCAGTACTGCAACCGGTCTGTGCAACACAGCGCTTAGATTTTGGTTCAGATTGGGGATGAACCAAATATAGGCGTTGTCACGGTTGTCGAGATTTACTTACGTATTTAAAGTAGGATGTAAAACACATATACACcaatactttctcaaagcctggggtggtattctggaacactgtcataacttttgtcataaattttgtcatttctatCAGAGATGTGACgtcgctatgattgtcacaaatcggtattctgaacattgtcttttccctgtcataatTCTCCtaagttcccgcccatcttttcggaagcaaacgAATGAAAATCACCGTTTATTTGGATATTATAACCTTGCCTGTAGTCACTAGCTATCCAACATACAACACTAACAGTCtgtatttacccccccccccggtatttACGCCATACAGCAGTAGAAGTAAAGGTCTCCTTGTCGGAATGGAGTGACTGGTCGGAATGGAGCGTGTGTTCAGCCTCTTGCGGGAGCGGTCTCAGTCGTCGGGAGCGATCTTGCCTCCACGATCCGGACCAGGAGCCCGGTTGCATTGGAGAAAGGGAGGAGACACGGGACTGCAGGCTTCGTGCATGCGACAATTATGCCAATGGTAATGCTAGATTTTAAATCAAGCtctaaaagaaaatgttattgacAAAGATGCGCCTTTGCTATctacataaacatttcaaaataaatcaatgtaTTAGGATTTTGATAATCGGGGGCTTACCATTAGGCTACATTATTATCTAAAAGGCCCATGAAATCATTTTAATCatcatgtggagcgttgtggccccgtggattagtcttcggactttgaaacagagggtcgtgggttcgaatcccagccatggcgtaatttccttcagcaagaaactgatccacgatgtgctgcactcgacccaggtgaggtaaatgggtaccggtaggaagtaattccttaagaagctgtagTTTTActgacaacttcaattcatatacaaaaataaaatatatataacaaatagaactttgaaacataatattttcatgaatgttacaataaaacacaatgtcagacatcttccaatacataattataaataacattgatgataattatatgcatcatttattttttattttatttatttatttattgatatgttcatattccaaaatcatcaaagtacatttcgtaatcatttatacaatgaaaaaatgcataacatatgcaggattgaaacgtagcaatgaaatgaaaaaaagtggaggggcctactaaaaagcagagcttgtaaaatgtagaccccctatcaaaacacaaatagagtaaaataatcagcaaaattctatgaaattatatagatataaacactgtaacacaaatgtatttacactatatacaaaattaaatattgacttcaaaaaatatgtgtgcgctatgaacgcctagcttcgccgggtaatataggagagccttgagcacctaacaaggtggaaatgtgcgcaatataaatatcctatattattattattattttaatcttTTTCTAAAATGTTCACTGTGCTTTGATAGAAACAATTGTAAAGATCTAATAATCGTTTGTGTATTTGCTGAATAAAAGCACACAAATTCTATCTTGAACTTTGCTTTATAGGTTCTTAGGTTGGGAGCATTTATGAATTGCGAGGTCAATATTATACCAGTCGATTATCTGTCAGGAAATATCACTAATCATCCACCATATCAGGCAACTTTATTCCTCAACGTTAATtctacttacttacttacttggATTTACTTGGATGTTGAGACACAATGCAATGTGCTTATGTGCCCTCAATGATATTTACTTATCTTTTGTAAGGACTGTACTTCAGAGAAATGTAATTCATCCTATGATATCTTACGACATTACAATCGGATAGGACGTTTaatccgtccctcggataggacgttacaTGGAGGctccgtgtagaggagagtcaccacctttgcacgtatgttaagaacccactgcactattcttATAAGAGTAgagggaaaccccggtgtagtggtccacctgcactccccccaatcagtcatatcgggaggagagacctgcgggtcagtGATTCAGTTTGTTTTtcacctcccaggcacaggtgacgccaaacaaaaaataaataaataaataaataaagatttttATTCCTTGTCTCTCTTCTCAAGTAGAGAATGGCTTCGATTCGGGCGGAACCACGAGACGGTCTGATCACGACCATCACCACCATACCAAACGGATCAAATGCCATCTCGATGAAAGTCGTTCCCATCTACCCATGGAGTTATACTGGACGAGTCCGTCTGGTCAGAAAATCACCCATGCTATGACGCATGAAAGAGGCTCCAAGTAGGTTGAAGACtttttataatatataattataattactttgGTATGGTAAATACGgcctgaaaacaaataattctgtataaagattttgtgaatatttaagatatttttcttGTAACTAGTGTAAAGATGTTCATTACAAATGATCGCAATTTTCTGCAACAGTAATAAGTAGAATTAGTACTGAATTTGATCTACAATATTGAGATTTAgttaaaattattgtttaaactatATGATAATGAGATTGTTTGGGGCtaacctcgattagcatcttgctattatgttagttccaattacaaaatgttttgtttatatgtgatgtaCTATTCCATTTAATTATACCTGACAGTGATATATTTggcaataaattcaattcaactaAACACTAACAAAAATGTCCATATTCAGACGGGGAAGGGGGACAAGGGAGGGACCGTTTTAACCTCTCTTTCAGGGTTTTTCCAGCACCTCTTTCCAGATGAATTTCTAATTTAACATGGTTAAATCAAGTActttggatggggggggggagcggtGTGTTGAAATTATAGGTTTATGTGATAACTTGGTGGCTTATCCTTAAATAtgtattaatttaattttctatatttacatttttattttataccggtatgttataaatttgttagCTAGCTTTATATAAGAACTTCATCATGTGAACATGTCACGTCACATTTAGCTCAAAACTATCTACAAATTGTTGTTCCAAAGATATCGTATTGAGGGGACGACTCTTGTGGTTACTGAAGATGAACCAACTGAAGGTAGCTACCATTGTATTGTCATTTATGGTGGAAGCAGTGGGGCAAACAATAAAGGGAAAACAGGTAAGATTGCTATCTAAACTTTTGATAGAATAAATAAACCAAACTAATTTTTAATTATTCCTTAGTCAATTCCTTtacatattctatttttcttatctaatattcatgatatttttcttgtattaatTTCCATAAATCTATGAATACATATCTTTTATTTATTAGTTATTCATTTAGGGGAGGAAGGGCTTTATAAATAGGCGTGGCCCGTTCCAAATACCATGCTGTAAAATAGCGGGGTTTTTTTGTTTTATCCAGTGGCACATAATTCAAATGCAAATATTTTACACttacaaaattgaataaaaaagagatatCTGCATAAAATGTTCTATAGGACCAATGTATAATTTAGATTCTCGCAGTCCTGTCAAAACATATCGCTATAATGAAATCGGGAAAAAGATTTTTGTTACTTAAATTTAACTGAATAAAGTTCAAAATCTCACTGTATCATACATTagttttcaataaatattataCGATATAGCAATTGTATATACacggggcccgtttcataaagctgttcgtaagttaaaagcgattttaagaacgactggtgaaccttttttACGCgctaaccatcgccaatgaatataccatttaccacaagaaaggattaccagtcgttcttaaagtcgttcttaacttacgaacagctttatgaaacacccaccggaatggatgattaataaatacttaatataatttcatatttgaagTCCCTACGGGAGCCTGCATCTCGAACCCATGTCATCATAAGGGTGTATGCCTGGACCAGCCCGATGGACGCTTTAACGTCTCGTTCCGCTGTTTGTGCCCTGCTGGTACCGAGGGCGTGACATGTCATTTAGGTATGCTGATCAgaaatgataacaaattttacttcatattatttttaattgattattgaaggggtgctccaggctgaaataatatgatttgaagagataaagaaaaatcagacaaacaaaaccctgaaaatttcatcaaaatcggacaaggaacaacaaagttatgacatatttaaagttttgcatcattccggtgaaacagttccaagcatgtcttcatgaatattcaaagaCCAAACTGATGATGTAATAtacccacttgttcttttgtattttattatatgaaaattagatttgttcatttttttcctccaagaactaaaaaaaattggattgacaactggtggagtgcattagatattccttgctgcaatttattttattatacggAGACATATCATGCAAACGTGTATCgaataatgaaacaattatgatttcatgttctagcataagaaaaaggaaagttgggatgtgacatcatcagcccaccaataatgaatattcatgaccatgggcatataactgttttcacaaaatatagctaatttaaaaaaaatcaagaagtttgttatttgttatttgatgaaattttcatcattttgctatgtgaattttactctcttTATTTAGATGTAAAATTTTCCAGCCCTGAGTACCCCTTCAAACCTTAATTGTTCATCACCATTTCCCCTCCAAAATGTCATGTTTGCTGTTTGTCTTACTGTAGTTACTGTAACATTCGAAGTTTCGAAccctttttttatatacagcTCCCTATTTGAAGGGTGATGCCGTTGTCTTTTCTCTACTGGGGTGGTTCGTCTTATCATCTGCCGTGTTGTTACTCATCATGTATCTGTTCTTCAATAAAAAGTAAGTTGTTAGATCCCTGGAAATCTGAAATTGAAATCACTTGCATACCGCCCGCAGTACCAGTAACCACCTAAACAAACTGCTGATAAAATGCTTAATTCATAGATGGGAGAACCAGCAATTTCCCCAGTAAGCCTCTTGAGACATTTTGGGTTTTATGATAAAAGTAAAATGTATTACCTTGAGACCGAATGCTCATCGTCTCAAATTATCTGTTTTTAACTCGCACCCGGAATACCAGTATTTGCTTTCGTACCTTGGACTAACCCAGTCCCGCTCCATCGGTGTGTTCAGATaacgaacccccccccccccaaaaaaaaaatgcgttgAGAAGTCTGATGGCGCATTAATAGACCAACGTAAGATTACctgtcttttctttcattttgaaataatatatttctattttgcttcaggatgaagaagagaaaaatgaaacagaAGTTGGAACTCGACGATGCTCCGGCCGAAAAACTCCTCGCAAAGATTTTGCCCCAATCCGAAATCACGCCCTATGCTGATAGCGACGccgaggaagaagaggaagacacAAAGCCGCTCCTAAGCTTCCGACCTCCCCAATTCGGCAAGAAGCAACCAGAGAAGAAGATCGGGAAAACGGAGTCAACAGAGAAGCTCGAACCTTCTGGAAAAGGCAGGTTTAAGTCTTTTGTCAAGAGGATGACGAAATCGACAGCGGCGAATGTTGAGAGGATGGGTTTCCCGACACCGAAGCAGGTGAAGACGTTGACGACAGAAATGAAAGAGCAGAGGAATCAGAACAACTCAAATACACTAGCTTGGAACAATGTGGAGTCAGACAATTCTGACTCCTACACTGACA
This DNA window, taken from Lytechinus variegatus isolate NC3 chromosome 19, Lvar_3.0, whole genome shotgun sequence, encodes the following:
- the LOC121406226 gene encoding uncharacterized protein LOC121406226: MSGEAVIHSITIQAYSRTLSPTNIQLSWTMVVAASKQGGQEERFPLYKCRNKISCDVHLTTSSYLHGNPVVMVTASYEKTPWIKTVLHVSIPEQDETEVLQIVPRQTWRNKYLEHQTMHKSPRQLSRRPERPRRDSGTPRGYKQPISSWKSHPQLSHKQKGSTYPSRGHLSNPSGDPLENGQSVNYRQRIQSEFIELQKLQKSLHQQEKQNHQRREQSAIQQQNRLHIGRIMKKFQDLRQGHIKTLNRLTPGKGHRYKSPSSHNKKPPKIIPNYYPFVPHSRTDQTTIAPHVTTEVPPTEKTTLVTTTAAQTTEATTRLPTTTTVTSPIYVKPMSNRERMKNDRMVYQRLRSEGQGHASKIPRTAGDYGASEGATYNRVSSTYRGYGFQTPKRSEYPEVTAYESEEDLYEYDSVGTTDWDDDAEMDTKENKPEVFQDEESRYRLSQEETTSSTPMENEFTDHPSRIIPSTKTSANVNTRSVSWDSEAEYSQVVSTDYGEIEDENVDYTVSDAGNVGQESGVPKDTWGEPKSSRSKPDQEVLEASDRLLVKEDNSMSAQVTDDRLMPELGMPQTEQVFKALQQDIIAEERNEPEDIRDNSPLFSAEYPDFQQESQGFQAVNNGRLDRLKSAISNRGARVRRSRGLREESTYETSASEPMEYSYESSSSQHDVNQSPNEAMEDSDGRSLNEETFEKMKENILEEERVGGNHRIGEGNIGDTMSSSDDINKETTNAPIRNVERIGSITETRQYDNLSDDNQEQEPRPQNYDVTLEESALEEVRSEDNQAASAEDIPPEVLPKLDSSSYGHEEGMMGEIYDQESGEGSAPQSQSKEWSRWSQCSHSCGHGTKTRHRACTGPNTNTCSSGLEIDAVQCALQKCSSVEVKVSLSEWSDWSEWSVCSASCGSGLSRRERSCLHDPDQEPGCIGEREETRDCRLRACDNYANVENGFDSGGTTRRSDHDHHHHTKRIKCHLDESRSHLPMELYWTSPSGQKITHAMTHERGSKYRIEGTTLVVTEDEPTEGSYHCIVIYGGSSGANNKGKTVPTGACISNPCHHKGVCLDQPDGRFNVSFRCLCPAGTEGVTCHLAPYLKGDAVVFSLLGWFVLSSAVLLLIMYLFFNKKMKKRKMKQKLELDDAPAEKLLAKILPQSEITPYADSDAEEEEEDTKPLLSFRPPQFGKKQPEKKIGKTESTEKLEPSGKGRFKSFVKRMTKSTAANVERMGFPTPKQVKTLTTEMKEQRNQNNSNTLAWNNVESDNSDSYTDISTSSESLSDQDAGGSSRLQVNCNVRHVNSSFESLQGHDESKARKLSVNHNMNNCSWDYSNVSSCAPCDLNSSSIVGNDDDSFLEISTDDVRDFEIANSFSVFKGSPLAREKQAVIDPSLIYGNSNSTLLCSRSLSDELPRASEKHPMFHFEPDSCSPSASCIPERLNNGDVLSRSVPDTSSLRRRPTWSPKTPLPLGIRVRLPPSPPLPVSPSRLPLPPAVQRTSSMFGPTKEHAILERYHKRRKTYPKHVKSHSELGTA